The Meles meles chromosome 6, mMelMel3.1 paternal haplotype, whole genome shotgun sequence DNA segment CTCTTCCCAGACTCTCCCCTTCACCCAGGCCTTCTCGTCTCTTTGACAACCTTAGGATCCCCTGTTCAGGTTCTTTGAGAGGGAAGTGAAGATGGGCGCCAAGCTGCTTCAGGACGTCCGCCAGGACCTCGCGGATGTCGTCCAAGTGTGCgaagggaagaagaaacagaccAACTACCTGCGCACCCTCATCAACGAGCTGGTGAAAGGTGCGGCCCTCCCTGTGCGGGGGCCGCGGGCGGCGGGGCCCGGGCCCAGCCTGGAGCATCTTCTGCGCCCATATCCCTGGGGGCTGGGCTCACAAGGGCCTGAGGTTTTTTCTTATTTGCGGTTCCCTGAACATTTATTAAATCTTTACAGTTTTTAGGGGGGTGGCCAGCACATTGAAAAGTGGGGAGCTTGAGTCTAAAGGTGCAGGGAGCCCCCAGGGGTCTCCCATCCACCCCAAGAGCCTGAATTGGGTGGTGAAGCCCAGCGGCCTGTGTGAGGGGAGTCAGCCGCCAAGGCAGTCTTTGGGGGGTGATTGTGGCCCCCCCAGACGCCCCCCCTCAGGCTGGACAAGCATATGCAGGggtgtgggcaggggagggaggcgggCGGAGCAGAGAAGCTGCTTAGGGCTAGCAGAGTGACCCCTATGTGCCCTGGGGACGGTCACAATGACGCTGCCGGGGGTCACCTTGGGTACAGGGATCCTGCCTCGGAGCTGGTCACACTACACCGTGCCCGCGGGCATGACCGTCATCCAGTGGGTGTCCGACTTCAGCGAGAGGATCAAACAGCTACAGAACATCTCCCAGGCGGCTGCGTCCGGGGGCGCTAAGGAGCTGAAGGTGGTGAAGGCTGCcccgctgggggtggggggctgcgggGAGCTGtcctgggggcggggagcagcacTCGGGAGCCCAGGGGACGGGCACAGACCCCAGCACGACCCGAGGGAAGGGGTGGCGCTCGCTCCTCACCGGGGGGGCTCTCGCTTCCTACAGAACATCCACGTGTGTCTGGGCGGCCTGTTTGTGCCCGAGGCGTACATCACCGCCACCAGGCAGTACGTGGCCCAGGCCAACAGCTGGTCCCTGGAGGAGCTCTGCCTGGAAGTCAACGTTACCACCTCCCAGAGCGCCACCCTGGATGCCTGCAGCTTTGGGGTCACGGGTGAGTGGGGGTCCTCAGCCACTCTGGGCTTCTCCTGGTGGCAGCCCGTCCCTGCACCCGGGCCTCCTCACAGGCGGTCCCGGGGGCTGGTGGCCTTCCAGGGCTGCTCCCAGTCCGATATGTCGGAGGTTGGCAGCACGCCAGAGCCGTGAACTGCGTCACCGAGAGTCATACAGCCGTTACCACTGGTGACGGGGCCTGACTGCCTCCCGCAGGTCTGAAGCTTCAGGGGGCCACGTGCAGTAACAACAAGCTGTCGCTGTCCCACGCCATCTCCACGGTCCTCCCTCTGACGCAGCTGCGCTGGGTCAAGCAGACCAATGCCGAGAGAAAGGCTAATGTGGTGAGTGGCCCCTTCCGGCCATCTGGGGTCAGCAGGTGCCCCgtgtccccacccccctccccgcatGCAGCCAGTCGCCAGGCCTGCCGTGGGCCGTCTCTGCCTGAGCCAGCGCTGAGCCTGTCCTCTCCTCTAGGTGACCTTGCCTGTCTACCTGAACTTCACTCGGGCAGACCTCATCTTCACGGTCGACTTCGAGATCGCCACCAAGGAGGACCCACGCAGCTTCTACGAGCGCGGCGTGGCCGTCCTCTGCACGGAGTGAAGCTCAACTCCCTCGCCCCCTTTCTGTAGTCGTAACTATTTATGTCTCTTCATCGTTCAACTGCTGGGAGGAAGCGGACGTGTCGAGGAAAGTCCTTGGTGCGCCATCGCCGTCGGAGGAAGCGGAGCGCGGGCTGCTGGCCGGGATGGCGGAAGCTGACAGGACTCCATTCGGTGCCTGGGGAGGCGCTGTAGCTTGGCTTGTTCGGGAATAAAACACTAAGCACTACCCGGCCTCCCGCCTCTTCTGTCTCCGTCTCCTCACGGTGCTGAAGCTCGGGGCCTGGGGGCCCTTCCCCCACAGAAAAGAACCCCGGGGCCTGGCGAGGCAACGTGGGCGCCCGTGCGGGGAGGGCCTGGACCCCGTTGCCCACCCCTCGTGGTGCAGCCTAGTGGCAGGTTGGGTCACGTGAGGGCGCGGATGCCCTCAGCCGGCCGGCCCCCCAGCCCCTGTCCCTCCGGGGCGCCTGCCTTCCCCCCGAGTCTGGGCTGGCCGCCAGGCCTTAGCACACACCCCACGGTGAAAACCTGTTCTGCTGCTGCCCCCGTGACCCACGCTCGTCCACCAGCCAAGTGACCATCCGGGGCTGAGGGGATACCTAAGCCGCTGCCTCCCGCCCCACACTTCTCTGGAGCTGCCAGGCTCTGCTGtccccaggccctggggacaGAGTCCGCTGCCTCCCCACCCAGTTTGGACTGTTCTATCAGGAATCTTAGTGTTTTTCTCTGAACTATTCAGGGTTCTTAGCTTTTCTACAGCGAGATTCCTAAACGGGGTGTAGGCTGTGAGAGCTGGGACCAGGCCTGAGGAAGTGGAACCACAGAAAGGCCGCCACGGGCATCTGTCCCGCCTACCTCCCGTGCCCACCGCGCCCAGGTAAGGGTCCGGGCACAGGAGGACCACCGCCATCCTGGAGGGGGTGCGGAGCAGGTTCCTGAACGGGGGGTGAGcttgccggggggaggggccggccacCGCCGGTCTGGGCTCGAAGCTCCCCCGTCCAAGACTTCCCACCTGCCTCAGGTGTGCCCGAGGCACCCCCCTGCTGCCTCCCAAAGCCCCACGTGACTCAACGCCCACCTCCAGGGCCTCTTGGAGCCCCACCCCCACGCGAAGCTCAGCCCATGCAGCCTGAGGGACCCCCCCCGACCCGGGGCCACCCTGTGGCCATCCTGTCAGGGGGCCACAGTCTTCCTCACCCTCAGTGGGCGGAGCCCGCGGACCCGGGTGAAGAGAACAGCTGCGCCCGCCCCGCCGGCCCGCGGGAGGAAGGAGCCGCTCTCGGCCTCGCGCACTTCCCTTTTATTGGCACTTGGGGACAGCGGTCCTAGGCGTGTGGGCAGCAGCCACCCGGCACCGGCACCAGACTTGTACTCAGTCCATGCCTGCTGGGGAGCAAAGGGCCAGTGAGCAAACCCGCAGCGACGGGGGAAGGGTGGAAGAGGCACCGCCGCCCCTTTAGTGTCGGCACGTCAAGTCCACGACCATGTCAGCAGCCAGAACCCACAGCTCAGGGCATCCCTCCTCTGTGCGCACAGTgaggaggaaatggaaacagagacacagagcgGGGTGGCTTCCCAAGGGGCCGGTGGGGGACGGGGCAGCTCACGCGAGAGTCCAGCACGTCCCTCCGGGccaccccccactgccacccccGCCCAGAGCAAACAGTCAGGGAGGGGGACAACAACGGGCACCGGGAgtcaaggtttaaaaaaaaaaatcactagttcTACAGAAACATGAATAGTAACAGGAAAGAACCTCTCGAATTCAGGGGAGGGGCGTCCCGTCACCCAGGACCCTTCCTCGGCTGGAAAAACCCATTTTCCGGCCCAGTTGGTGGGCACTCAGGTGTTCCCTACTTCAGACCTACACAGGGCAAGTGTTTCGTGGACACGAGTCCATCGGCGGCCGCTGTGGCCCACGGGTTCCTCTCGGGGCTGTAGGACCCTTCCTGAGCTAACTAACTCTGCTCACCTCGGTCTAGGCCACATACggcttctttctcttatttttctcagGTTCTACAAGTAAGAGTTCCAGTTTCCTCTTGGAGAGGGTGAGCTTGGGTCCCTTGTCCTTCTCACCCCCAAGTCTGGGTGGCGGTCGGGCGGCTCTGGTCCTGCCCTGCATGGGGCGGCCGGGCTCCGGGGGGCCCgcggcggggaggagggggccagCTGCCCTGGGCCACGGGTCCTCGATCATCCTCCAATCTTCCGGCGACCCCGAGCGCCTGGCTGCCCGGCCTCGGGCCTCGGGGCTGCTGGCCTCCGCGGGCTGCATATCCACGTCGTTGGCCTCGAGGGACGTGGGGCCCCGGCTGGCCGCTCTCGGCGGGAGGTCCGAGAGAGGGTCTTCTAAGCTAACTTCTCCGGGACTCCCACACCTGAGCGCGTGGCAAGGGCCAGTACCATTCGCGTCACCTGGAGAACAGTCACTGTGGCTGGAGGCCAGGTGACCGGGGGGATCTTCTGAATCGCCATCGAAAGGATCTAAAATCTGAGCACAAAACTATTTCTGAGCCAGATGGCAGTCTACCAGGAGAAAGTACAACACGCCCCTCCCGCCACAGATCATTTCTTCCATCACTGATGTTGGCAAAGTGCCAACGCATCTGCTCCGCGGATCATTAAAAATGCCTTAGACAGGCTTGCCGTCGGTTTCGGCTCcagccctgatctcagggtcgtgggatcaagccccgcaaagGGCTCCGTGCTcaaagcagagtctgcttgtctcactctcccttccccaccctccctaaccctaacctctctgcttcaaaaataaatctttttcaaaaatgcattagacagggccgcctgggtggctcagtgggttaagcctctgccttcggctcaggtcatgatctcagggtcctgggatcaagccccgcattgggctctctgctcagcaggaagcctgcttcctcctctctctctgcctggctctctgcctacttgtgatctctctgttaaataaatgaataaaatctttaaaaaatgcattagaCAAATACCTCCTCACATCCCAAAAGCTTGAGGGTCCGCTAGCACTGGGGGCCCAATCTGGGTCCCATCACTTAAAGGCCTTGTCCCAGGGCTGGCTGCACACCGGCCCCGCCAGCCCGGTCCACACCGCCCAGCCCACCACTGGGGGTCTGAGCTCACTTCCTCCCAACATCCGGTTCCTGGCTCACCCCACCCTGTCCCTGACCACCCGCCACCCCCATGCGCAGGGCTGGCCAGAGGCTGAACGGAGCGTTCAGGGGCAGGGTTCGTGGCTTTCAAAGGTGCCCGTGGGCTGTGCCCCATTTCTGAGCAGCAGCCGCAGGCAACACAGCCCATCTTTCTCGGCAGCCTCCTACCTCTGTGACCACCTCTGAGGGGCTCCTGGAACTCTCTGGACCTCAAGTCCCATGGCTCCTCGCCCCTGACCTTGACCCGATTTCCCAGCTCTTACTCCAGCTTTTCCCTCCCTGCATCTGTGCCCTTGACTGAGCAGCTCTGGCAGCAAAGGTCTCTCTCCAGGGACATCTGAGTCCCCGCAACCGACCGCTGTCCCTTCCTGCGCTAACTGTGGGGAGCTACACCCCGTGAGCCTCCAGGGCCAGGCTGAGACCTCCTCCCAGATACACCAACGGACCCCTGAGGCCCCTGCTGGGTGGGCCAGTCCGAAGGGTTTCACTCCCCGGGGAGCCGTGGGCAGAAAGGACCCAGGGGTCACCTCTCATGTGGGGAGTAAAAACCTGCCAAGGGGCTCGTTTCTCCCGTAGACAGGCGACGGGGCCACATATGCACCATAAAAAATAGTTTCACGCCATAATCTGTAGACTACCGTCATCATTTCAGattcagaaatgggcagaatTGGGTTTCACAGAGCCAGCATCATGGGACCCCACGGCAGAGCGGTCACCAGCCCCACGAGGCCTCAAGGCCCAGACTAGGGTGCATGTGGGGGACCGTGACAGGCTCCCCCAGCACGTAAACCAGTGGAGTCCGGCCTCGCAGCCAGAGAGGCCCAGCGGGGCAGGCGATCCCTGGCCACACAGCTAGGGTTAGACCCTTACCTGGGATCTCTAAACTCCACGAGACCACGTGTCAACTACACCCGGATtactgattttaatctttttgaaaagattttgtttatttatttgacagagatcccaagtaggcagagaggcaggcagagagagagagaggaggaagcaggctccccgctgagcagagagcccgatgcggggctcgatcccaggaccctgagatcatgacctgagccgaaggcagaggctttaacccactgagccacccaggcgccccactgattttgattttgattgcGACTGATGCTGAGGGGCGACTggccggctcagtggggagcctgtggctcttgatctcggggttgggagttcaaggcccacactgggcagagataacttaaaaataacatctttgggggtgcctgggaggctcagttagttgagcatctggctcttgttttcagctcaggtcacgacctcaaggtcgtgagatcaagccttgtgccagctctgtgctccgcggggagtctgctcgaggttctcccctccctctccccctcccccacacccgcttgtgtgcacacacatgctctcactctaaaaattaatcttttttgaaaataaataaaatcttttaaaaacatctatttttaacagaaagagacagcgagagagggaacacaagcagggggagtggcagagggagaaacaggcttcccgctgagcagggagaccgatgtggggctcgatcccaggaccctgggaccatgagacctgagccgaaggcagaggcttaacagctgagccacccaggcgccccaataaaagagattctttaaaaaataataattggggcacctgggtggctcttgtAAAACACAGTAACTCCGGTCTTTCCCATCACAAAAGATCACACACAAGCAGGCCCCAAACCACTCTCCTTGGAAAGGCCTGCTTGCAAGGTTGGCCCGCGGCTGGTGCTGGGGACTTGATGCCGGGGTCAGCTCCACCAGCCCGGCAGTGGGGAGGGCGGCTCTCGGCTCATTGTGCCACGTACCTCTCTCCAGATACCTTCAATCAAGTCCATGTGATTCTTTTTGTGATTGGcctggagaaatttttaaaaaaggctgatTAATCCTTTTTAGGAAGGCAGGCAGTCCAACGACAGCTAGTGTTCTAGGGCCAGGGACCGAGGGACAGCAGCCGTTCCCGCCACACCGGGCCCTCAGAGGAAGGCAGCCCTCGGTGGGTGGCCAAGAATCACCTCCTGGTTGAAGGGACTAAAATGCAAACCTGGGCCaccaggaagaggaaaaggaggaccAGGAATGCGGCGAGAAGGCAGCCGGATGTGATCCCCCTCTCACTGGGAACGGAAAACCCTGCACTCATTCTAAACCCAAACCTAGAAGATCATGGAAGATTCTAGATTATCTGTCctaactccttccttcctttctaggaGCAGAGACCAGACAATGGCCAGGCCTTGCTCAGGGCCCTCTGAAGAGCCCGGGGCTGGTATCAGATGTTCTAGAACCCTCCCCAAGGATCCCAGTCTTCTGGGGGGaaaggcttttgtttttcttgaccaAAACGCAGGAGTTTGAACCCATTGACATTTGAGCAGGGAAGAAAGACCCATAAAGATTTTACTAGGAAACACCGAGAAGAAGAGCCAGGACGCCTAGTCCGTTGATCGCAGGTCGCcctgcccgccccgcccccggcacCCCCAGGAGGACGAGGGCGGTGAGAGCACCTTGAAGCCTCACCTTGAAGCGATGGAGTGTGTTTCTCTGCCTCTTGCGGAAGCCGGCCCTGGTGCTGGTGGAGCTGAAGGCCACCCTGATGCAGGTGGGGCGGCCGCACCTCAGACCGGCCATGGCTTGGGGGCCAGCTATGATGGACTTTTCACTGCACTGGAAAACATCAAGTTCACGGGGACAAAGCCCAGGTCACGGGtggctgggtggggtgggggaggggcagcctcCCCAAGGGCAGGCGTCCCGCAGGAGGGCGATCCCGGGAGCTGTCTGGCGGTTTGTCCAAGTAAGATCTACCGGCCCAAGGGGTGAATTGTACTGGGTTCCTCCTTGCCAAGACAAATCTAGGGGGGTCTTCAAAACACTCTGTGGTTAATCCTCCGGGGCCAGATGGCGGTGGGGATGTCTAGCCCGTGAG contains these protein-coding regions:
- the LOC123944445 gene encoding uncharacterized protein LOC123944445 translates to MAGLRCGRPTCIRVAFSSTSTRAGFRKRQRNTLHRFKANHKKNHMDLIEGIWREILDPFDGDSEDPPGHLASSHSDCSPGDANGTGPCHALRCGSPGEVSLEDPLSDLPPRAASRGPTSLEANDVDMQPAEASSPEARGRAARRSGSPEDWRMIEDPWPRAAGPLLPAAGPPEPGRPMQGRTRAARPPPRLGGEKDKGPKLTLSKRKLELLLVEPEKNKRKKPYVA